Proteins co-encoded in one Chrysemys picta bellii isolate R12L10 chromosome 13, ASM1138683v2, whole genome shotgun sequence genomic window:
- the LOC135975259 gene encoding uncharacterized protein LOC135975259 isoform X2 has product MDRYLQDALPSLTGFQMMNIKKCLATTKTTPTSPLTAATTTVTYPDTNNSVYSNETHWPRLSHLSDLLKFCSEKLFFKVQDNVYERTIEWKTNGSVEIEIHDITTSEPQELIIAIDGFYSEVDMMAVPGICTVLNERGPYCYLVTQLVNNQTNTQRVCSATGNFTCIEIIPVTNNVTYTLLQYTPSYAININASQKYIKVFNQQMWYSITPKRDVLAYRWTVINTTLGTVKFSLSLSSFQITSTYPNCSKGAAIRLAQQRDWVISSRKKRDLTGSLWDGANSAAAFWNIFKNQEHDEKLGQLEKAIGLVSGAQLTQVEAGVGELHVISALSSMTQKLLTEMLLNITEAGKALQWDLASSGLAHCPYRHIRSTI; this is encoded by the exons ATGGACAggtaccttcaggatgcactgccctccctaaCTGGCTTTCAAATGATGAATATCAAAAAATGCCTTGCCACCACGAAGACTACGCCCACTAGTCCCTTGACcgctgccaccaccactgtaacttaCCCAGATACAAACAATTCTGTATATTCCAATGAAACCCATTGGCCAAGGCTTTCACATCTTAGTGATTTACTGAAATTTTGTtcagagaaattattctttaaagttcaGGATAATGTATAtgagcgaacaattgaatggaaaacaaatggatcaGTAGAGATAGAAATACATGATATCACTACCAGCGAACCCCAAGAATTAATAATTGctattgatgggttctatagtgaagtagatatgatggctgttcctggaatttgtactgtgttaaatgagagaggcccttattgttatttggtcacccaattagtgaataATCAAACAAAtacccaaagagtttgttctgccactggaaattttacctgtatagaaattattccagtgactaataatgtgacctataccttattgcaatacaccccCTCTTATGCCATTAATATTAATGCCTCCCAGAAGTACATAAAGGTGttcaaccaacagatgtggtatagtattacaccaaagagagatgtattagcatatcgatggactgtgattaacactacattagggactgttaaattttcattatccttatccagtttccagatcacctctacatacccaaattgttcaaagggggctgccattagattagcacaacagagggattgggttatttcttctagaaagaagagagatttgaccggatccctgtgggatggagccaatagtgcagcagcattttggaatatttttaagaaccaagaacatgatgagaaattgggccaactagagaaggccattggccttgtttctggagcacaactaacccaggtagaggctggagttggtgagttacatgttatttccgcccttagttctatgacccagaagttgctgacagagatgctattgaatatcactgaggctgggaaggcattgcagtgggatctagcat catcaggcttggcccactgcccttacagacacatcaggagtaccatctga
- the LOC135975259 gene encoding uncharacterized protein LOC135975259 isoform X1, with the protein MDRYLQDALPSLTGFQMMNIKKCLATTKTTPTSPLTAATTTVTYPDTNNSVYSNETHWPRLSHLSDLLKFCSEKLFFKVQDNVYERTIEWKTNGSVEIEIHDITTSEPQELIIAIDGFYSEVDMMAVPGICTVLNERGPYCYLVTQLVNNQTNTQRVCSATGNFTCIEIIPVTNNVTYTLLQYTPSYAININASQKYIKVFNQQMWYSITPKRDVLAYRWTVINTTLGTVKFSLSLSSFQITSTYPNCSKGAAIRLAQQRDWVISSRKKRDLTGSLWDGANSAAAFWNIFKNQEHDEKLGQLEKAIGLVSGAQLTQVEAGVGELHVISALSSMTQKLLTEMLLNITEAGKALQWDLACSEIQDFLNDQLMAIRNDL; encoded by the coding sequence ATGGACAggtaccttcaggatgcactgccctccctaaCTGGCTTTCAAATGATGAATATCAAAAAATGCCTTGCCACCACGAAGACTACGCCCACTAGTCCCTTGACcgctgccaccaccactgtaacttaCCCAGATACAAACAATTCTGTATATTCCAATGAAACCCATTGGCCAAGGCTTTCACATCTTAGTGATTTACTGAAATTTTGTtcagagaaattattctttaaagttcaGGATAATGTATAtgagcgaacaattgaatggaaaacaaatggatcaGTAGAGATAGAAATACATGATATCACTACCAGCGAACCCCAAGAATTAATAATTGctattgatgggttctatagtgaagtagatatgatggctgttcctggaatttgtactgtgttaaatgagagaggcccttattgttatttggtcacccaattagtgaataATCAAACAAAtacccaaagagtttgttctgccactggaaattttacctgtatagaaattattccagtgactaataatgtgacctataccttattgcaatacaccccCTCTTATGCCATTAATATTAATGCCTCCCAGAAGTACATAAAGGTGttcaaccaacagatgtggtatagtattacaccaaagagagatgtattagcatatcgatggactgtgattaacactacattagggactgttaaattttcattatccttatccagtttccagatcacctctacatacccaaattgttcaaagggggctgccattagattagcacaacagagggattgggttatttcttctagaaagaagagagatttgaccggatccctgtgggatggagccaatagtgcagcagcattttggaatatttttaagaaccaagaacatgatgagaaattgggccaactagagaaggccattggccttgtttctggagcacaactaacccaggtagaggctggagttggtgagttacatgttatttccgcccttagttctatgacccagaagttgctgacagagatgctattgaatatcactgaggctgggaaggcattgcagtgggatctagcatgttcagaaattcaggatttcctgaatgaccagctaatggccattcggaatgatctatag